A region of Reichenbachiella carrageenanivorans DNA encodes the following proteins:
- a CDS encoding bifunctional aldolase/short-chain dehydrogenase, translating into MSKVTTSFKYVDYLWDDAKAAALAGDEIALFIYRSNILGADLRITNYGGGNTSVKLNLPDPLTKEETEIMYVKGSGGDIGTLTKGGCAGLYVDKLRALKNVYRGIEHEDEMVGLFNHCIYDLDSKAPSIDTPLHALLPYKHIDHLHPDAAIAIAASKDGEAIMKEIYGDDFAWIPWQKPGFDLSLQLEEAITKNPNMKGLYLGGHGLFTWGDTSYECYINSLESIEKASAYLEANYGKKGPVFGGQKVESLAADARQAQASAIAPILRGLCSSNQRMVGHFSDDDRVLEFANSNDLERLAQLGTSCPDHFLRTKICPLVLELPKDADVSDAATIVEKIKGQWEAYRAYYNKYYEDCKRDNSPAIRDNNPVVIIWPGVGMFSFAKNKQTARVANEFYINAINVMKGAEAVSEYVALPLQEAFDIEYWLLEEAKLQRMPKEQSLSRKVALISGSGGGIGLEIAKKFVENGACVVITDIDEERVKEAHQSFKRDTATWAVMDVTSIESIKVAFKKAALEFGGVDIIVNNAGIATSKSLEATTEKDWDLLYDILVKGTFAASQAGVEIIRAQNLGGGDLGGDIVNIVSKNAIVAGPNNLGYGSAKAAQAHMTRLLAAELGGDKIRVNTVNPDAVIKGSNIWAGGWAEGRAKAYGITVEELPAFYAKRTLLNAILEGEDMAKAALTFVDGSLSKSTGNILNVDGGVAAAFVR; encoded by the coding sequence ATGTCTAAAGTAACAACTTCATTTAAGTACGTCGATTATCTATGGGACGATGCCAAAGCCGCCGCCTTGGCTGGTGATGAGATTGCCTTATTTATCTATCGTTCAAACATCTTAGGAGCAGATTTGCGAATTACCAATTATGGTGGGGGTAATACGAGCGTCAAATTGAATCTCCCAGATCCATTGACCAAAGAAGAAACAGAAATTATGTATGTGAAAGGGTCTGGTGGAGATATCGGAACCTTGACCAAAGGTGGGTGTGCCGGCCTCTATGTGGATAAGCTTAGAGCTTTAAAAAACGTATATCGTGGTATCGAGCACGAAGATGAGATGGTAGGTCTATTCAATCACTGTATTTATGATTTGGATTCAAAAGCACCATCGATCGACACGCCATTACACGCCTTATTGCCTTATAAGCATATCGATCATTTGCATCCAGATGCAGCGATTGCCATTGCCGCATCAAAGGATGGCGAGGCGATCATGAAAGAAATATATGGGGATGACTTCGCTTGGATTCCTTGGCAAAAGCCTGGTTTTGATTTGTCTCTTCAGTTAGAAGAAGCCATTACCAAAAATCCTAACATGAAAGGGTTGTATCTCGGAGGACACGGGTTGTTTACTTGGGGCGATACTTCATATGAGTGCTATATCAACTCGCTAGAGTCGATCGAAAAAGCTTCTGCTTATTTGGAAGCTAACTATGGTAAAAAAGGTCCAGTATTCGGCGGCCAAAAAGTCGAGTCTTTGGCCGCTGATGCTCGACAGGCTCAAGCTTCTGCTATTGCTCCAATCTTAAGAGGACTTTGTTCTTCTAACCAGAGAATGGTAGGGCATTTCAGCGACGACGATAGAGTGTTGGAATTTGCCAATAGCAACGATTTAGAGCGATTGGCTCAATTGGGTACTAGCTGCCCAGATCACTTCCTCAGAACCAAAATCTGTCCCCTAGTATTGGAGCTGCCCAAAGATGCCGATGTATCCGATGCTGCTACAATAGTAGAAAAGATCAAAGGACAATGGGAAGCCTATAGAGCGTACTACAACAAGTACTACGAAGATTGTAAAAGAGACAATTCTCCGGCGATCAGAGACAACAATCCTGTAGTTATCATTTGGCCAGGTGTAGGTATGTTCTCGTTTGCAAAGAACAAACAGACCGCTAGAGTAGCAAACGAATTTTACATCAATGCGATCAATGTCATGAAAGGTGCTGAGGCAGTTTCAGAATACGTGGCTTTGCCTTTGCAAGAAGCATTCGATATAGAGTACTGGTTGTTAGAAGAAGCGAAGTTGCAGCGTATGCCTAAGGAGCAATCTTTGTCACGCAAGGTGGCTTTGATCTCTGGCTCAGGCGGAGGTATAGGCTTAGAAATCGCTAAAAAGTTCGTGGAGAATGGTGCTTGTGTCGTCATCACAGACATCGACGAAGAACGAGTAAAAGAAGCACATCAGTCATTCAAAAGAGATACTGCTACTTGGGCAGTTATGGATGTGACATCGATAGAATCGATCAAGGTAGCTTTCAAAAAGGCAGCTTTGGAATTCGGAGGGGTAGATATTATCGTGAACAATGCAGGTATCGCAACCTCTAAGTCCCTAGAAGCCACTACTGAGAAGGATTGGGATTTGTTGTACGATATCTTGGTGAAAGGAACATTTGCAGCTTCTCAAGCTGGTGTGGAGATCATCAGAGCACAAAACTTAGGTGGTGGAGATTTGGGTGGAGACATCGTGAATATAGTTTCGAAAAATGCGATTGTAGCAGGGCCTAACAACTTGGGTTATGGTTCGGCTAAGGCCGCTCAAGCACACATGACCAGACTATTGGCTGCGGAGCTCGGTGGAGACAAAATCAGAGTGAACACAGTGAACCCTGATGCGGTGATCAAAGGTAGTAACATCTGGGCAGGTGGATGGGCAGAAGGTAGAGCCAAAGCCTACGGTATCACAGTAGAAGAACTACCAGCTTTTTATGCCAAGCGTACCTTACTCAATGCGATCTTGGAAGGAGAGGATATGGCAAAAGCAGCCTTGACATTCGTAGATGGATCATTATCGAAGAGCACGGGCAACATTCTCAATGTAGATGGTGGCGTGGCAGCGGCTTTTGTTAGATAA
- a CDS encoding VPS10 domain-containing protein, with protein MSLYSTQAQVSQLGLGFGGSLMDYHIDQNETIWVGVDVSGLYKSDDRGASWQRMNNQIVSEHISEIFVHPDDANLIILGTRGALLRSTDRGETWTDIRAGFPAHKSSGAPSLAIVSIVVDPHNADILYAAQGDRREAAKGSMANSESLYGRGAIYKSTDRGLTWVNLRSSYGNNIPGSANIFALAASNQVEGVLFAASSRGLFKSTDGGKKFSYVYGLPHDRVTSVAIAPGNNNKVYVTLDYEDANGYGVYKSTDFGSTWAAANNGIPQAYEGGNLQPYHLIIDWSDNDVVYMASAEAGCIFKTINGGASWTNAYRGRVEDQGWSSYGTKYLKVYGFAMSPVDNKFLIAGEHWSHKTSDGADSWYNVYSTNSSPYQNNGADFTVSDYVVPSPITQNLVLMGQYDNGLYRSTNAGTTWENKSSEMRKNGVSTYLTAVTDIAYAVNGDIYVAIDMSYYVANGGGFVIKKSTNGGVSWSTVLNAKKGSGSEFYNWGIYHGLETHPTDGDIVYVTSYDPGGHMTIKSEDAGATWNKIGQQPDNRLIRQLEIDESDPDIMYAVAGTANEKEGRLYKSIDAGINWTTVMSSGDYRDYRDLAIDPKDNETLYLAATPNGGVGGVYKSTDGGATWTTLVTASVGTKSDRLNAEIQANGNFFGATSVSVHPDDSDILLATFGAATGQWFGDYRPGYGLAISKDAGVSWDLVGRNIIKYGRLYHIEFDPLDHNVIYTGSGGSGGFKIHLDELIDTDNALGALIDQLRLDETAVDIAYLTGLGITGLQASKVSNYQTDLLDQVDEIYMMSQVQFIVNEANLADVTALEQLQQYLADDQAQLITEELLVASGITNVYSELFFEYQWALAVLDGQATQDDIQAKVNEANRTGSLGLINIYLEREDISFADAFLQELALSNVRETALLDYKAALAKADLPITNAQIQMLVDQINEELGGEESEVTAVEEMIQVNIYPNPTAGELRVEWNGKHTVVTLEVSDLAGKPIMILNEKNQNAISVFDVSQLRPGLYIIRIADGFATHTLRLVKK; from the coding sequence ATGAGTCTATACAGCACTCAAGCGCAGGTCTCGCAGTTGGGGCTAGGTTTTGGTGGTTCGCTGATGGACTATCATATCGATCAGAACGAGACGATTTGGGTAGGAGTAGATGTATCAGGACTCTATAAGAGCGACGACCGTGGTGCCTCTTGGCAGCGGATGAACAATCAGATCGTAAGCGAACACATTTCTGAAATATTCGTCCACCCAGACGATGCCAATTTAATAATTCTAGGAACTAGAGGAGCTCTGCTACGAAGTACCGACCGAGGAGAAACCTGGACAGACATCCGGGCGGGATTTCCAGCGCACAAATCATCTGGAGCGCCCTCATTAGCCATAGTGTCTATTGTGGTAGACCCACATAACGCAGATATACTCTATGCCGCCCAAGGAGACAGAAGAGAAGCCGCCAAAGGCTCGATGGCCAATTCCGAATCTTTATATGGCAGAGGGGCCATTTATAAAAGTACCGACAGAGGACTCACTTGGGTCAACTTAAGATCATCCTATGGCAACAACATCCCTGGTAGCGCCAACATATTTGCACTAGCGGCCTCTAATCAAGTAGAGGGCGTACTCTTCGCAGCTTCCAGCAGAGGCCTGTTTAAAAGCACTGATGGAGGAAAAAAATTTAGTTATGTATATGGCTTGCCACACGATCGTGTGACGAGTGTAGCCATAGCACCAGGCAACAACAACAAGGTCTACGTGACCCTAGACTACGAAGATGCCAACGGATACGGTGTCTACAAGTCTACTGATTTTGGTAGCACTTGGGCTGCCGCCAACAACGGGATTCCTCAAGCCTATGAAGGGGGAAACCTACAACCTTATCATTTGATCATCGACTGGAGCGACAACGACGTGGTCTATATGGCTTCGGCCGAAGCGGGTTGTATATTCAAGACGATAAATGGAGGAGCGAGCTGGACGAACGCTTACCGAGGCAGAGTTGAGGATCAAGGATGGAGCTCGTATGGTACCAAATACCTCAAAGTCTATGGGTTTGCGATGTCGCCTGTAGACAATAAATTTTTGATAGCAGGGGAGCACTGGTCGCACAAGACCTCGGATGGCGCTGATTCGTGGTACAATGTCTATAGCACCAATTCGTCACCGTATCAAAACAATGGTGCTGATTTTACGGTATCGGACTATGTGGTGCCATCGCCTATTACACAAAATCTGGTGCTCATGGGGCAATACGACAATGGCCTATACCGCAGTACCAATGCGGGCACTACTTGGGAGAATAAATCCAGCGAAATGCGAAAAAATGGTGTCAGTACTTACCTGACTGCCGTGACAGACATTGCCTATGCGGTCAATGGAGACATCTACGTGGCCATCGATATGAGCTATTATGTAGCGAATGGAGGAGGGTTTGTGATTAAGAAAAGCACCAACGGTGGAGTGAGTTGGTCTACAGTTCTAAATGCGAAAAAAGGGTCGGGGTCAGAATTTTACAACTGGGGCATCTATCATGGCTTGGAGACGCACCCTACCGATGGCGATATCGTGTATGTGACTTCTTACGACCCGGGTGGGCACATGACCATCAAGTCCGAGGATGCAGGCGCCACATGGAACAAGATTGGTCAGCAGCCAGACAACAGGTTGATCCGACAATTGGAGATAGATGAGAGTGACCCAGATATCATGTATGCCGTTGCTGGAACAGCCAATGAAAAAGAAGGCCGACTCTATAAGTCTATAGATGCGGGTATCAACTGGACAACTGTCATGAGCAGTGGTGATTATAGAGACTATAGAGACCTCGCGATAGACCCCAAGGATAACGAGACCCTCTATCTAGCCGCTACACCCAATGGTGGAGTAGGTGGCGTGTACAAAAGTACCGACGGCGGTGCTACATGGACGACACTCGTTACGGCGAGCGTTGGTACCAAGAGTGACAGACTCAATGCTGAAATCCAAGCCAACGGAAACTTCTTTGGAGCCACATCTGTATCGGTTCACCCAGACGATTCAGACATCTTATTGGCCACTTTCGGAGCGGCTACTGGTCAGTGGTTTGGCGACTATCGACCAGGGTATGGACTGGCCATTTCTAAAGACGCTGGTGTGAGTTGGGATTTGGTGGGGCGAAACATCATCAAATATGGTCGTCTGTATCATATCGAGTTCGACCCCTTGGATCACAATGTGATCTATACAGGCTCAGGAGGCTCGGGAGGATTCAAGATCCATCTGGATGAGCTCATAGATACCGACAATGCTTTGGGAGCGTTGATCGATCAGCTGAGGTTGGACGAGACGGCAGTAGACATCGCCTATTTAACAGGCTTAGGCATCACAGGGCTACAAGCGAGTAAGGTCTCCAATTATCAAACAGATTTGCTGGATCAGGTGGATGAGATCTATATGATGAGTCAAGTACAGTTTATAGTCAATGAAGCTAATCTAGCAGATGTGACAGCGCTGGAACAACTACAGCAATACCTAGCAGATGATCAAGCACAGTTGATCACCGAAGAATTATTAGTAGCCTCAGGAATTACTAACGTGTACTCAGAGTTGTTTTTTGAATACCAGTGGGCGTTGGCAGTACTGGACGGCCAGGCCACACAAGACGATATACAGGCTAAGGTTAACGAAGCAAATCGTACTGGTAGCTTGGGGCTGATCAATATCTATTTGGAAAGAGAAGATATCTCTTTTGCAGATGCTTTTCTTCAGGAGTTAGCCTTGTCCAATGTTAGAGAGACGGCACTTTTAGATTATAAGGCAGCACTGGCCAAGGCAGATTTGCCGATTACCAACGCACAAATACAAATGTTGGTAGATCAAATCAATGAGGAATTAGGAGGGGAGGAGTCTGAAGTGACTGCGGTAGAAGAAATGATTCAGGTCAACATATATCCTAACCCAACGGCTGGAGAGCTGAGGGTCGAATGGAACGGAAAACATACGGTGGTTACACTAGAGGTGTCCGATTTGGCGGGAAAACCCATCATGATACTCAATGAGAAAAATCAAAATGCTATTAGTGTTTTCGATGTATCTCAACTACGTCCGGGTCTATATATAATTCGTATAGCCGACGGTTTTGCTACGCATACCTTGCGATTAGTGAAAAAGTAA
- a CDS encoding IPT/TIG domain-containing protein, translating to MKNKIFNNIRITGFIGALMLIGLMPLASQAQTTITKFHPIAGFIGDTIVITGTGLNSTEKVHVGQLEATFKKVNDTMLKFAIPVGAVNNDTLTIFDGTSTIKPQIIKEGVPEYVDKRIFIPEAVNSFEQIVFFEPVMDPFMGGSPGGGPIGDHETNNRFVNDDLTFSGTGSLPWATKPEDPNYNKTSGAFGIGLSDGDYFQIDGINTVGLENVRLSFALAAWYAEIQGGVNISYSEDNGANWVSMGGVSEWNLNKWVFKRIAKTLPSVSTLSLKFEFNQPAAGGDIIFDDIRVTGFPAGVAVVSEYIPNKAKPGKELLIKGSSLGDIKTVRFIAEDDSNIEVTDLNVADGGESITLTVPQGVKTAALTLINSKGVEFPTDDLTILDASPKVTKFNPSAAPIGGLIKLEGEDLYNITSIAFGNVDAPVYFLIDDTRVDVYVPAGAVTSAVKVESLQGSFDSGNIILDENDTEIQLGDFSVDNSVPLLTFTLSETEAEEGQTVSLVAKLTTAATQAVKLDLSFGGSVSDDDYKVSTETAVIVAGSVESDPITITIVNEGDNFEDEETLEITMIGSAGPAVPGAPRTQSITIKQAAVLSVKDELKESEIVVYQNMEGLNVLLKNEVAFKDATAVIYDLNGSRMYLKHFNQINGKLLVPEVNQYKPGVYVLMLANYEGQLVRKFIVK from the coding sequence ATGAAAAACAAGATATTTAATAATATACGCATCACAGGCTTCATAGGAGCCTTGATGCTGATTGGTTTGATGCCCTTGGCATCTCAAGCACAAACTACGATTACAAAGTTTCATCCTATAGCAGGGTTTATTGGAGATACAATTGTGATTACGGGAACAGGGTTGAACAGTACGGAAAAAGTACATGTAGGACAGTTAGAAGCTACTTTCAAAAAAGTGAATGATACCATGTTGAAATTTGCGATCCCAGTTGGGGCTGTGAATAATGATACGCTTACGATTTTTGATGGAACCAGTACTATCAAACCTCAAATTATTAAAGAGGGGGTGCCAGAATACGTGGATAAGCGAATTTTTATCCCTGAGGCTGTGAATAGTTTTGAACAGATCGTGTTTTTTGAGCCTGTGATGGATCCTTTTATGGGGGGCTCGCCTGGAGGAGGACCAATAGGTGACCACGAGACTAACAATCGGTTTGTCAATGACGATCTTACTTTTTCAGGTACAGGTAGTTTGCCTTGGGCTACAAAGCCTGAAGATCCAAATTACAACAAAACATCTGGTGCGTTTGGTATTGGGCTGAGTGATGGTGACTATTTTCAGATCGACGGGATCAATACAGTAGGCCTAGAGAATGTTAGACTGTCATTTGCGCTGGCTGCTTGGTACGCCGAAATACAAGGTGGTGTAAACATCTCCTACAGTGAAGATAATGGTGCCAATTGGGTAAGCATGGGAGGTGTCTCTGAGTGGAATTTGAACAAGTGGGTTTTTAAAAGAATAGCGAAGACATTGCCATCTGTCTCTACCCTCAGTTTGAAATTTGAGTTTAATCAGCCAGCAGCGGGTGGTGATATAATTTTCGACGACATTAGAGTGACAGGTTTCCCTGCTGGTGTGGCTGTTGTTTCTGAGTATATTCCAAACAAAGCCAAGCCTGGCAAAGAACTTTTGATCAAAGGGTCTTCTTTGGGAGACATCAAAACGGTAAGGTTTATAGCTGAAGACGATAGCAATATCGAGGTAACAGACCTAAACGTAGCAGATGGTGGAGAATCTATTACCCTCACCGTGCCACAAGGAGTAAAGACTGCTGCACTTACCTTGATCAACTCTAAAGGAGTAGAATTTCCAACTGATGATCTTACGATCTTAGATGCATCGCCAAAAGTGACTAAGTTCAACCCTAGTGCTGCACCTATCGGTGGTTTGATCAAACTCGAAGGAGAAGACCTGTACAACATCACCTCTATTGCCTTTGGAAATGTAGATGCGCCAGTATATTTCTTAATAGATGATACTCGAGTAGACGTGTATGTGCCAGCAGGAGCTGTGACGAGTGCGGTGAAAGTAGAGAGTCTGCAAGGCTCATTCGATAGTGGCAATATAATACTAGATGAAAATGACACAGAGATTCAACTGGGAGACTTCTCAGTAGATAACTCGGTGCCGTTGCTCACTTTCACACTATCCGAAACCGAAGCGGAAGAAGGACAAACAGTAAGCTTAGTTGCTAAGTTGACTACAGCGGCTACACAGGCTGTAAAATTGGATCTTTCATTTGGTGGTAGTGTGTCAGACGATGACTATAAGGTAAGTACAGAGACTGCTGTTATCGTGGCAGGGTCTGTAGAGTCTGATCCGATCACGATCACGATCGTCAATGAAGGTGATAACTTTGAAGATGAAGAAACCTTAGAGATCACGATGATTGGCTCAGCAGGTCCTGCAGTACCTGGCGCACCAAGGACACAATCTATTACGATCAAACAGGCAGCTGTCTTGAGCGTAAAAGACGAGCTGAAGGAAAGCGAAATAGTTGTTTATCAAAACATGGAAGGGTTGAATGTGTTGTTGAAAAACGAAGTGGCATTCAAAGACGCAACAGCTGTTATTTATGACTTGAATGGTAGCCGCATGTATTTGAAGCATTTCAATCAAATCAATGGGAAATTGCTAGTTCCTGAAGTGAACCAATATAAGCCTGGTGTCTACGTTTTGATGCTAGCCAACTACGAAGGTCAACTGGTTAGAAAGTTTATTGTTAAGTAA
- a CDS encoding Ig-like domain-containing protein: protein MDYKYNITTTHVGKLALACLVFLGSFAALADDPACPEKPNLVQAGFYPDNNDPNIIGIWPWALTQNNGATGTLEAEEAYVGNLTTTVLNTGTPALDDILARQSFTGLKKNTLYEVTIQATAPTGSEFKVNIAKFFGNYWPVANGSQATFTAADDAEHEYSYQFTTDDQIFNGMPAWATEETASFRIDVSFGTTVGSLIFHSPEVREVSNDCIAPTAVSISNCPSEDLYLGAPLDLQVSFEPENTDATDITWTSSDNTVVKVENGALVIVAAGDATITATTFNNLTATCSVTVLNENVETCTHPEIVLDGGFDVDASHWEYYRKPETAAAGTMSLETTAGMTGNALKVEVTGVNDPANESDHQLKQRMSVLYSGYDYTLKFKAKADAERSIKVKVIPNQAPWPGSLDESIDLTTTTQDFEFNFTYSLADRRSVSIDFFLGQVLQTVWIDDVSLIATSGDCYKATSINILDCPDSNIDILDEAQLGVIVGPEYATYNTAQWSTSDNSIATVNGNGLVTGVIGGTVDIVATSTYYSDLQGTCSVTVNPKAVETISVAGCSLDEKEAGDKVTLSYFVEPSDAGDLTATWSSSDETIATVNESGVVTFVGNGEVTITATSNQDATKTASCTMTAEGGELVTAVGGSQIKGLSIYPNPLTGSEALTILSDSKSPMAVTVMELNGKVVYSQKFDTNENAVISRKRFGHAGLYLVRIENNLGSTVRKVQVD from the coding sequence ATGGACTACAAATACAATATTACAACAACACACGTAGGCAAGCTGGCCTTAGCCTGCCTCGTCTTTTTAGGCTCGTTTGCTGCACTGGCAGATGATCCTGCTTGCCCTGAGAAACCAAACTTGGTACAAGCTGGATTTTATCCAGACAATAATGACCCCAACATCATAGGAATATGGCCTTGGGCATTAACTCAAAACAATGGAGCAACTGGTACATTAGAAGCTGAGGAAGCATACGTTGGCAATTTGACTACAACAGTCTTGAATACGGGTACTCCTGCACTGGACGATATTTTAGCAAGACAATCATTTACGGGTCTCAAGAAAAACACCCTCTATGAAGTCACTATTCAGGCTACAGCTCCAACAGGAAGTGAATTCAAAGTGAACATCGCAAAATTCTTTGGAAACTATTGGCCTGTAGCTAATGGTTCGCAGGCCACTTTCACCGCTGCTGATGACGCCGAGCATGAATATAGCTATCAATTCACTACAGATGATCAGATATTTAACGGCATGCCGGCTTGGGCAACCGAAGAAACAGCATCATTTAGAATAGATGTTTCGTTCGGAACTACGGTAGGATCTCTAATATTTCATTCTCCAGAAGTAAGAGAGGTTTCTAACGATTGTATCGCACCAACAGCGGTATCTATTAGCAACTGTCCATCTGAAGACTTATACCTAGGTGCTCCACTCGACTTGCAAGTATCATTCGAGCCCGAAAATACTGATGCAACTGACATTACTTGGACCAGTAGTGACAACACGGTAGTAAAAGTAGAAAATGGAGCACTCGTAATCGTAGCAGCAGGAGACGCAACAATTACAGCTACTACATTCAATAACCTCACCGCTACTTGTTCTGTAACCGTTCTTAATGAAAATGTAGAAACATGTACACATCCTGAAATCGTTTTAGACGGCGGATTTGATGTTGATGCGAGCCATTGGGAGTATTACAGAAAACCTGAAACTGCTGCTGCAGGTACCATGTCCCTAGAAACGACTGCAGGCATGACGGGCAATGCACTTAAAGTAGAAGTAACTGGGGTTAACGATCCCGCAAATGAAAGTGATCATCAGCTAAAGCAAAGAATGTCTGTATTGTATAGTGGATACGACTACACGCTCAAGTTTAAAGCAAAAGCAGATGCTGAGAGAAGTATTAAAGTCAAAGTAATACCAAATCAAGCTCCATGGCCTGGGTCATTAGACGAATCAATTGATTTGACTACTACGACTCAAGATTTTGAGTTTAATTTCACCTACTCTTTGGCAGACAGACGATCTGTTTCTATAGACTTTTTCCTTGGTCAAGTCTTGCAGACCGTATGGATAGATGACGTATCTCTAATCGCTACGTCTGGTGACTGTTATAAGGCTACGAGTATAAACATCTTAGATTGTCCTGACAGCAACATCGACATCTTAGATGAAGCTCAGTTAGGCGTAATAGTAGGTCCAGAATATGCAACCTATAATACCGCCCAATGGAGTACTTCGGACAACTCAATCGCTACTGTGAATGGTAATGGACTTGTAACTGGAGTCATAGGAGGAACGGTTGATATAGTAGCCACTTCTACTTACTATAGTGATCTGCAAGGTACTTGCAGTGTAACAGTTAACCCAAAAGCAGTAGAAACAATATCTGTAGCTGGCTGTAGCTTAGATGAAAAAGAAGCTGGTGACAAGGTGACACTATCATACTTTGTAGAACCTAGTGACGCAGGTGATTTGACTGCTACTTGGTCTTCGTCTGACGAAACTATCGCTACAGTAAATGAGTCTGGCGTAGTCACATTCGTAGGCAATGGCGAAGTTACGATCACTGCTACCTCTAACCAAGATGCAACTAAAACAGCGTCATGTACAATGACAGCTGAAGGTGGCGAACTCGTGACTGCTGTAGGTGGATCACAAATCAAAGGTTTATCGATATACCCTAATCCGCTTACAGGATCTGAAGCATTGACTATTCTATCAGACAGTAAATCTCCGATGGCTGTGACTGTGATGGAACTGAACGGAAAAGTGGTTTATTCTCAGAAATTTGACACGAATGAAAATGCAGTAATCTCAAGAAAAAGATTCGGTCATGCTGGGTTGTACCTAGTCAGAATCGAAAACAACTTGGGCAGCACTGTCAGGAAAGTACAAGTTGACTAA
- a CDS encoding arylsulfatase, with protein MLVFLACMGCAKTQTTQQERPNVILILADDMGYSDLGSYGSEIKTPALDQLANNGLRMTQFYNASRCCPTRASLLTGLYPHQANMGFMQEDCKVPGYGGVITNSAVTIAQALKTNGYNTAMSGKWHVGNDEAYWPTQKGFDKFYGFPHHGGAYFFPFPGDQVLMYGDSVIENPGSDYYSTEAINEFGAEFVTDLAKEEEPFFLYLAHVAPHFPLQARDEDIAKYRGTYKKGFEAVRQARFEKMKAQGIIPEDYPISQPDEKVPDWDELSEEEKDDYDLRMSIYAAQIETMDRGIGDLVKQLETIGELDNTVIIFLSDNGGTREDYSWGDSTIQLGKQGSFGCYKLPWANVSNTPYRMFKHWGNEGGIRTPFIVHYPNLIKEPRIDNQPAHIIDVMTTILELTASKYPTTYNGNQIQALEGKSLLPIFSKKTRDAHEGLFWEHEGNKAARIGDWKWVSAYPAYVEELYDLSTDPTESKNLAEANPHQLAEMKTKWKLWADRVGVLPWDSVLRAEPKQARLQIYY; from the coding sequence ATGTTAGTTTTTCTTGCTTGTATGGGCTGTGCCAAAACGCAGACTACTCAGCAGGAAAGGCCGAATGTGATTTTAATCTTGGCAGATGACATGGGCTATTCAGATTTGGGTAGCTACGGTTCAGAAATCAAAACTCCAGCCTTAGACCAATTGGCTAACAATGGTTTACGGATGACGCAGTTTTACAATGCGTCAAGATGTTGCCCGACCAGAGCTTCTCTACTCACAGGATTATATCCGCACCAAGCCAATATGGGGTTTATGCAAGAGGACTGTAAGGTACCAGGATATGGTGGCGTGATTACTAACAGTGCAGTGACCATTGCTCAGGCATTGAAAACCAATGGATACAATACAGCCATGTCTGGAAAATGGCATGTAGGTAATGACGAGGCCTACTGGCCAACTCAAAAAGGATTTGATAAGTTTTATGGCTTTCCTCATCATGGAGGTGCTTACTTTTTTCCATTCCCAGGAGATCAGGTTTTGATGTATGGCGACAGCGTGATCGAAAACCCAGGGTCTGACTACTACTCTACTGAAGCAATCAACGAATTTGGTGCTGAATTCGTGACCGACTTAGCCAAAGAAGAAGAGCCGTTTTTTCTTTACTTGGCTCATGTAGCACCACATTTTCCATTGCAGGCCAGAGACGAAGATATCGCCAAGTATAGAGGTACTTATAAAAAAGGATTCGAGGCGGTACGTCAGGCAAGGTTTGAGAAGATGAAAGCACAAGGAATTATTCCAGAGGATTATCCTATCTCTCAACCAGATGAAAAAGTGCCTGATTGGGATGAACTGTCTGAAGAAGAAAAGGATGATTATGATTTGAGGATGTCGATATACGCAGCGCAGATAGAAACAATGGATAGAGGGATTGGGGATCTGGTGAAGCAGCTTGAAACTATTGGCGAACTAGACAATACGGTCATTATTTTCCTGTCCGACAACGGTGGTACGAGAGAGGATTATTCGTGGGGCGACAGTACGATTCAGCTAGGAAAACAGGGTTCTTTTGGTTGCTACAAGTTGCCTTGGGCTAATGTGTCCAACACTCCTTATCGAATGTTTAAACATTGGGGAAATGAAGGGGGAATTCGAACACCATTTATTGTTCATTATCCCAATTTGATTAAGGAGCCTAGAATCGATAATCAACCAGCACATATTATCGATGTGATGACTACTATCCTTGAATTGACAGCCTCGAAATATCCTACCACATATAATGGGAATCAAATTCAAGCACTCGAAGGAAAATCATTATTACCGATCTTCAGCAAGAAAACTAGAGACGCACACGAAGGACTTTTCTGGGAGCATGAAGGGAATAAAGCCGCTCGAATAGGCGATTGGAAATGGGTGAGTGCCTATCCTGCTTATGTAGAAGAACTCTATGACTTGTCTACAGACCCTACAGAAAGTAAAAACTTGGCGGAAGCCAACCCCCATCAGCTAGCAGAGATGAAAACCAAATGGAAATTATGGGCAGACCGTGTGGGGGTGTTGCCGTGGGATTCAGTTTTGCGAGCCGAACCAAAACAGGCTCGATTACAAATCTATTATTAA